The Paraburkholderia sp. ZP32-5 genome includes a window with the following:
- a CDS encoding helix-turn-helix transcriptional regulator — translation MYLSSDQCRILPQIMATLAEPFDRETLRCRLGELLLKLLRADFFASYQWSDTDARFVSRVSINMTDRNLHDYEKYYQFHDPITHVLRQRLAPTRVTQILPQDKLRRTEFFNDFLWRDGLYWGLNLHIPVDGTSTADFRIWRSRVSSDFEDDDLELLKMITPAVSIALRRSHRREQIDATPALQQIWHCAGLTARELETAMLAARGLPDKEIARQLGISFTTVRTHLKHAFRKLDLENRVQLAASLRPPF, via the coding sequence ATGTATCTAAGCAGCGATCAATGCCGCATTCTTCCGCAGATCATGGCGACGCTTGCGGAACCGTTCGACCGCGAGACCCTCAGGTGCCGGCTCGGAGAATTGTTGTTGAAGCTGCTGCGCGCGGATTTCTTTGCGAGCTATCAATGGTCTGATACGGATGCGCGTTTTGTGAGCCGCGTGTCGATCAACATGACCGACCGCAATCTGCACGACTATGAAAAGTACTACCAGTTTCACGATCCTATTACGCATGTACTGAGGCAACGCCTCGCGCCCACTCGGGTCACGCAGATTCTTCCGCAGGACAAGCTCAGACGTACCGAGTTCTTCAACGACTTTCTGTGGCGCGACGGTTTGTACTGGGGCCTGAATCTTCACATTCCGGTCGACGGCACGAGCACCGCCGACTTTCGCATCTGGCGATCTCGCGTTAGTTCGGATTTCGAAGACGACGATCTCGAGTTGCTGAAGATGATTACCCCGGCAGTCAGTATCGCGCTGCGGCGCTCGCACCGTCGCGAGCAGATCGATGCCACGCCGGCGTTGCAACAGATCTGGCATTGCGCCGGTCTCACCGCGCGCGAACTGGAGACCGCGATGCTGGCGGCGCGCGGCCTGCCCGACAAAGAAATCGCGCGGCAACTCGGTATTTCGTTCACGACGGTACGCACGCATCTGAAACACGCATTTCGCAAGCTCGATCTGGAAAATCGCGTCCAGCTCGCGGCTTCTCTGCGCCCGCCGTTCTGA
- a CDS encoding substrate-binding domain-containing protein, translating to MKRREFLKRGASQAAWVALAQTAGICAVGTTVSMGARAAAPLKVAVMIPQSGPAALFGPSSRNCSELAAADLNKSGGILGRPIQLLFGDAGAGPDAARQTALKLWKGEGAELFVGMHDSAVRGALTSLFHGQIPYFYTASYEGGECSPGTYVTGETPQQQLAPVLPWFAAHQNIKRWYLIGNDYVWPRSTNAVAKKYIANSGGTVVGEEYLPFSVDNFDTSLARIKSSGAQGVLVTLVGGASVAFNRAFASFGLAKDAIRVGTLIEENTLAGIGVDNAANLYSSAGYFASLDTPAARAFASRYTASYPDPSAQLNSLAESLYDGFLMINAIAQRAGQISVPAFDHASEGARYMGPRGLIQMNARHTVENIYLARVGQHGFEIAETFPQIGAQQNCRV from the coding sequence ATGAAACGTCGAGAGTTTCTGAAGCGTGGCGCGTCGCAAGCCGCATGGGTCGCGCTGGCGCAAACGGCGGGCATCTGCGCTGTGGGTACGACGGTGTCGATGGGCGCGCGCGCCGCCGCGCCGCTGAAGGTAGCCGTGATGATTCCGCAAAGCGGGCCGGCCGCGCTGTTCGGTCCGTCGAGCCGCAATTGCAGCGAGCTGGCGGCCGCCGATCTGAACAAGTCGGGCGGCATACTCGGCCGCCCGATCCAGTTGCTGTTCGGCGACGCGGGCGCGGGCCCCGATGCAGCGCGCCAGACCGCGCTGAAGCTGTGGAAGGGCGAAGGCGCTGAACTCTTCGTCGGCATGCACGACAGCGCGGTGCGCGGCGCGCTGACCAGCCTGTTTCACGGCCAGATCCCGTACTTCTATACCGCCAGCTACGAAGGCGGCGAATGCTCGCCGGGCACCTACGTGACCGGCGAAACGCCGCAGCAACAGCTGGCGCCGGTACTGCCGTGGTTTGCCGCGCATCAGAACATCAAGCGCTGGTACTTGATCGGCAACGACTATGTGTGGCCGCGCAGCACCAATGCGGTCGCCAAAAAGTACATCGCGAATTCGGGCGGCACCGTGGTCGGAGAAGAGTATCTGCCGTTCTCGGTCGACAACTTCGATACGAGTCTCGCGCGCATCAAGTCGAGCGGCGCGCAGGGCGTGCTCGTCACGCTGGTGGGCGGCGCATCGGTCGCGTTCAACCGCGCCTTTGCGAGCTTCGGACTCGCGAAAGACGCGATTCGCGTCGGCACGCTGATCGAGGAAAACACGCTGGCCGGTATCGGCGTCGACAACGCGGCCAATCTGTATTCGTCGGCGGGCTATTTCGCTTCGCTCGATACGCCTGCCGCTCGCGCGTTCGCGAGCCGCTATACCGCGAGCTATCCGGATCCGTCCGCGCAACTCAATTCGCTCGCGGAATCGCTTTATGACGGGTTCCTGATGATCAACGCGATCGCGCAGCGCGCCGGGCAGATTTCGGTGCCGGCGTTCGATCACGCCTCGGAAGGCGCGCGCTATATGGGCCCACGCGGACTGATCCAGATGAACGCGCGTCACACGGTCGAGAACATCTATCTCGCGCGGGTCGGCCAACACGGCTTCGAAATCGCCGAGACGTTCCCGCAGATCGGCGCGCAGCAAAACTGTCGTGTGTAA
- the iaaH gene encoding indoleacetamide hydrolase, producing MTSDLLDLSLLDVRRGLTHKHFSCTEYVEALLHARNAQRALNCFITSNDEALRIAARAYDRRPGAGPLAGIPVALKDNIDVAGLPTTAGTHAMRAHVPGAHAHVAQRLFEAGALFAGKTSMHELALGITTNNGVFGPCRNPWNPARIPGGSSGGSGAAVAARLVPAALGTDTGGSVRLPAALCGVAGLRPTVGRYPQAGIAPISHTRDTAGPIARTIDDLALLDAVLADIANEGPPPELHPRSLRLGVLREQGFARLDPAVREVIEGSLDTLARAGIELVDVYIEGLDTLNDAIGFPVVLYEFVRDLPAYLAAGGSTLTLRDIAAGIGSPDVADIARLAMDDPVSDAVYRGALDARITLQAAYRRAFMDHGIDALVFPTAPLPACPIANDAVLVDGVSVPVFAAYIQNTDPGSNAGIPGVTLPAGLTRDGLPVGLELDGPADCDRHLLAVARAVERVLGPIPRP from the coding sequence ATGACTTCCGATCTGCTTGACCTCTCCCTTCTCGACGTGCGGCGCGGTCTAACGCACAAGCACTTCTCGTGCACCGAATACGTCGAAGCGTTGTTGCACGCGCGAAACGCGCAGCGCGCGCTGAACTGCTTCATCACGTCCAACGATGAAGCGCTGCGTATCGCCGCGCGCGCATACGACCGGCGCCCCGGCGCCGGGCCGCTGGCCGGCATCCCTGTTGCACTGAAAGACAATATCGACGTCGCGGGACTGCCGACGACGGCGGGCACGCATGCAATGCGCGCACATGTGCCGGGCGCTCACGCGCACGTCGCGCAACGTCTGTTCGAAGCCGGCGCGCTGTTCGCGGGCAAGACCTCGATGCATGAACTCGCGCTCGGCATCACGACCAACAATGGCGTATTCGGTCCGTGCCGTAATCCGTGGAATCCCGCAAGGATTCCTGGCGGCAGCAGCGGCGGCAGCGGCGCGGCAGTCGCCGCGCGGCTGGTGCCCGCCGCGCTCGGCACCGACACCGGCGGCTCGGTGCGCTTGCCGGCCGCACTGTGCGGGGTGGCGGGGCTGCGCCCCACCGTCGGCCGCTATCCGCAAGCAGGCATCGCGCCGATCTCGCATACACGCGATACCGCGGGTCCGATCGCTCGCACGATCGACGACCTCGCGTTGCTCGATGCGGTGCTGGCCGATATCGCGAACGAAGGGCCGCCACCCGAACTACATCCCCGTTCGCTGCGTTTGGGCGTATTGCGCGAGCAGGGCTTCGCCAGGCTCGACCCGGCCGTGCGCGAGGTGATCGAAGGCTCGCTCGACACACTCGCGCGCGCCGGCATCGAACTCGTCGACGTGTATATCGAAGGTCTCGATACGTTGAATGACGCGATCGGCTTTCCCGTCGTGCTGTACGAATTCGTGCGAGACCTGCCCGCCTATCTGGCCGCGGGCGGCAGCACGCTTACGCTGCGCGACATCGCGGCCGGCATCGGCAGCCCGGATGTCGCCGACATCGCCCGCCTGGCGATGGACGACCCGGTGTCCGACGCGGTCTATCGCGGCGCGCTCGACGCGCGCATCACATTGCAGGCTGCGTACCGGCGCGCATTCATGGATCACGGCATCGACGCGCTGGTGTTCCCGACGGCACCGCTGCCTGCTTGCCCGATCGCCAACGATGCGGTGCTCGTCGATGGGGTCTCCGTGCCGGTGTTCGCCGCCTACATCCAGAACACGGATCCTGGCAGCAACGCGGGCATACCGGGCGTCACGCTGCCGGCCGGTCTGACACGCGATGGCCTGCCGGTGGGCCTCGAACTCGATGGCCCCGCCGACTGCGACCGGCATCTGCTCGCGGTCGCACGAGCGGTCGAAAGAGTGCTCGGCCCGATACCGAGGCCATGA
- a CDS encoding porin → MKIKIITRVAASILCTLPLLATAQSNVTLYGEIDTGIQFLTHAGANGGNQWSMASAGYQPSLFGLTGTEDLGGGYRALFRLEQGINSNDGSALIPGDMFARAAYVGIANDNLGTLTAGRQFSVLFDNTIIYDPTFFSNYSLFSDYFIPLSNVWVNNSVKYRSPILGGFTAEALYGFGDQIAGDSRSGRVMEVSLKYTQGGFAGSATWAQTNGSHEPGAAASASGELDTRAALAARYAFDRLTIYAGYENISGSLQLTPRGNTYFVGLGYDVSPFLKLTGQVYRYDQGGSSASTMGYVASAGYLLSKRTTLYANVGYVNNRNGANFGLNPYTTTANGQSQFGTTVGILHRF, encoded by the coding sequence ATGAAGATAAAGATAATTACGCGCGTCGCCGCTTCGATACTGTGCACCCTGCCGCTGCTCGCCACGGCTCAATCGAATGTCACGTTATACGGTGAAATCGACACCGGCATACAGTTCCTCACGCATGCTGGCGCCAATGGCGGCAATCAATGGTCGATGGCATCGGCCGGATACCAGCCTTCGCTATTCGGCCTCACCGGCACCGAAGATCTGGGCGGCGGCTATCGCGCGCTATTCCGCCTTGAACAAGGGATCAATTCGAACGATGGCTCCGCGCTGATTCCGGGCGACATGTTCGCGCGCGCCGCCTATGTCGGTATTGCCAACGACAACCTCGGCACCTTGACCGCGGGCCGTCAATTCAGCGTGCTGTTCGATAACACGATCATTTACGACCCGACGTTCTTCTCCAACTACTCGCTCTTTTCCGATTACTTCATTCCGTTGTCGAACGTGTGGGTGAATAACTCGGTGAAATACCGTTCGCCGATTCTCGGCGGCTTTACGGCCGAAGCACTGTACGGCTTCGGCGATCAGATCGCCGGCGACTCGCGTTCCGGACGCGTGATGGAAGTCTCGCTTAAATACACGCAAGGCGGCTTCGCGGGCAGCGCGACATGGGCGCAGACCAACGGCTCGCACGAGCCGGGTGCGGCCGCTTCGGCATCGGGCGAACTCGATACGCGCGCCGCGCTCGCCGCGCGCTACGCATTCGATCGCCTGACGATCTATGCCGGCTACGAGAACATCTCCGGTTCGTTGCAACTGACGCCGCGCGGCAACACCTATTTCGTCGGACTCGGCTACGACGTGTCGCCGTTCCTGAAGCTGACCGGCCAGGTCTACCGCTATGACCAGGGCGGCTCGTCCGCATCGACCATGGGCTACGTTGCCTCCGCCGGCTATCTGCTGTCGAAGCGCACGACGCTCTACGCCAACGTCGGCTACGTGAATAACCGCAATGGCGCGAACTTCGGTTTGAACCCCTACACGACAACGGCCAACGGTCAGAGCCAGTTCGGCACCACTGTTGGGATTCTCCACAGGTTCTAG